The Elaeis guineensis isolate ETL-2024a chromosome 13, EG11, whole genome shotgun sequence genome includes a region encoding these proteins:
- the LOC105060721 gene encoding uncharacterized protein encodes MKLLEVKRPRLEDRHENAIAFIEQDVEGVLAPHNDAVVVTVNIADYNVHRVFINNGSSIDILYYFVYFQIGFTLDHLSRFDILIQDFAEDSVILKGMIKLPVAMGMPPQRTTIQVNFLMVKLSSTYSAILGCLS; translated from the coding sequence ATGAAACTTTTGGAAGTGAAGAGGCCAAGGCTCGAGGATAGACACGAGAATGCCATCGCCTTCATTGAGCAGGATGTGGAGGGTGTGCTAGCCCCGCACAATGATGCGGTGGTTGTAACCGTGAATATCGCTGATTATAATGTACACCGTGTATTCATTAATAATGGAAGCTCGATTGATATTTTGTATTACTTTGTCtatttccaaataggattcacTCTAGACCACCTAAGTAGGTTTGATATTCTGATTCAGGATTTCGCTGAAGATTCAGTGATTTTGAAGGGAATGATTAAGCTGCCTGTTGCCATGGGCATGCCACCACAACGAACGACAATCCAAGTCAACTTTCTGATGGTTAAACTTTCTTCGACCTATAGTGCAATCCTTGGCTGTCTAAGCTAA